Proteins co-encoded in one Armatimonadota bacterium genomic window:
- the drmA gene encoding DISARM system helicase DrmA, whose product MSGSGGVFADGTRLRILTDLVRDLLGPRDGPEELVRRDDPCALYLTAVLAPRPEQGDVPRSRDPEAEQAIPVNEVEFLSAEDDTDDAGEPGAFVAPPELDPAARPCGMGITFEVETDSRVSLDLCVTWARYLPEDDRQKPREWRRHPRVWVGDVTVGIGEARVVCLGPNGALPEQHPDCELSLHIRTRWVPGERRTRATVTLYLINRLQRRSSRTDPADHIFQPQLRVLSHPEPSPMRTPMTGGADREALVLELLHRHRAIRARGHMCSAVWREVDPERDPGTDAPPEQLEHLRALTWPDGAVLAREIRERFTAPHVRSEFIPVYAVLTSDAGWPEDLPSTPELRADVLAECWEPEELRRALEPLVRLFEQRVAEWKQEADRIALESRGYHDAVWHLFNQAGDAARRMRAGLELLLSDREARLAFCFSCRAVSLQHHWAGGEMAGPFRWRPFQLAFILSVLESIVRPDSYDRDALDLLWVPTGLGKTEAYLALMAFAIAYRRRRALRRRVGNGAGTAVISRYTLRLLTIQQFRRALRMITACEYLRVLGLRGGGPVGWRPARCNIRDQFIWGTARFAIGLWVGGNVTPNHLGSGPPSNPGAMYALKKPSGGGAHRGEPAQVLECPACGGVLAFDTLPQGVHTLSWLVEARSPQRILQAARRSPGHPAFEVLDVSLTRLADSTAAALEVRLSCGRDVLADEIHDWLETVLKGSGVQLTAHAGRPGYFIRRITGPKGGAHEIDFDIFCPRPRCPLNDGVLWAEGVPCDASAGPGADTGATQVYQLVLPRGQAVTSPDGLAFRTAPAFVRPGSGSHRTYLSVSVPIPALTVDEQIYRRCPSVVIATADKFARLSWEPRAASLFGNVDRFHPFLGYYRDGTESPAVLKALAQVVAPFEPPQLIIQDELHLLEGPLGSMFGLYEAVVDKLCARRTAGSDSEYHAKYIASTATIRQAQDQVESLFLRRLYVFPPHGLSWDDRFFLREREPHPLEEGPPGRLYVGVCAPGRGPLTPVFRIMARLLQSAHEVRLDLGDSTADPWWTLVAFFNAIRELAGARSLCRQDVQEWIRGALAGHGNPRPITEDGLIELSSRVGSTQLPEILSRLERRLPDSAPDILLTTSMFGTGVDVRRLSLMFVAGQPKTTSAYVQATGRVGRGRGGLVVTFLRVTRPRDLSHYEFFIGFHRRLHAFVEPVSVMPFSPQVAGRAGGPAAVALLRCSRESGHPWHVDTTAGDMRSRRQDEAWVAGTFEARAAAQPRLRRPDPGHVRQILDAALDRWAQASAAWHDLVYVEYCFGDPPQHSVVLGDAEHRNAGRAVYDMAPQSLRDVEDTVPVSTG is encoded by the coding sequence ATGTCCGGATCCGGAGGGGTCTTCGCGGACGGCACGAGGCTCCGAATCCTGACGGACCTTGTCAGGGACCTGCTCGGACCGCGGGATGGGCCTGAGGAGCTCGTCCGGCGGGACGACCCCTGTGCGCTGTACCTGACGGCGGTCCTGGCACCCCGGCCGGAACAAGGAGATGTCCCCCGGTCCCGTGACCCCGAAGCCGAGCAGGCCATCCCGGTGAACGAGGTGGAGTTTCTGTCAGCTGAGGACGACACGGATGATGCCGGAGAACCCGGCGCTTTCGTGGCACCACCGGAGCTCGACCCCGCTGCCCGGCCCTGCGGGATGGGGATCACCTTCGAGGTCGAGACCGACTCCCGGGTGTCCCTGGATCTGTGCGTCACCTGGGCGCGGTACCTGCCGGAGGATGACCGGCAGAAGCCCCGCGAGTGGAGGCGTCACCCGCGGGTCTGGGTCGGCGATGTGACGGTCGGGATTGGCGAGGCCCGGGTCGTATGCCTGGGCCCCAACGGAGCGCTCCCGGAGCAGCACCCCGACTGCGAGCTTTCCCTGCACATCCGGACGCGGTGGGTTCCCGGGGAACGGCGGACGAGAGCGACGGTCACGCTGTACCTGATAAACCGGCTGCAGCGCCGGTCCTCCCGGACCGACCCCGCGGACCACATCTTCCAGCCGCAGCTTCGGGTGCTGTCGCATCCGGAGCCGTCGCCCATGCGGACTCCGATGACCGGCGGTGCTGACCGGGAGGCACTGGTCCTCGAGCTCCTCCACCGTCACAGAGCGATTCGGGCGCGGGGCCACATGTGCTCCGCCGTCTGGAGGGAGGTGGATCCCGAGCGCGATCCCGGAACTGACGCTCCTCCGGAGCAGCTGGAACACCTCCGCGCCCTCACCTGGCCGGATGGTGCCGTCCTGGCGCGGGAGATCCGGGAAAGGTTCACCGCCCCGCACGTCCGGAGCGAGTTCATTCCGGTTTACGCGGTGCTCACCTCCGACGCCGGCTGGCCGGAGGACCTGCCATCCACCCCCGAGCTGCGCGCGGATGTTCTCGCCGAGTGCTGGGAGCCGGAAGAGCTGCGCCGCGCCCTTGAGCCGCTCGTCCGCCTCTTCGAGCAGCGGGTCGCGGAGTGGAAGCAGGAGGCCGATCGGATCGCCCTGGAGAGCCGCGGGTACCACGATGCGGTCTGGCATCTGTTCAACCAGGCCGGCGACGCGGCCCGCCGGATGCGTGCCGGGCTGGAGCTCCTGCTGAGCGACAGGGAGGCCCGCCTTGCCTTCTGCTTCTCCTGCCGGGCGGTGTCCCTGCAGCACCATTGGGCCGGCGGCGAAATGGCCGGACCCTTCCGCTGGAGGCCGTTCCAGCTCGCGTTCATCCTGAGCGTGCTGGAGTCGATCGTCAGGCCGGACTCTTACGACAGGGACGCCCTGGACCTACTCTGGGTCCCCACCGGACTGGGAAAGACGGAGGCCTACCTGGCGCTGATGGCCTTCGCCATCGCGTACCGCCGGAGGCGCGCGCTGCGCCGGAGGGTCGGCAACGGGGCCGGCACCGCCGTGATTTCCAGGTACACCCTCCGGCTTCTGACCATCCAGCAGTTCCGACGCGCCCTCCGGATGATAACCGCCTGCGAGTACCTCCGGGTACTCGGGCTGAGGGGCGGCGGGCCGGTGGGCTGGAGGCCTGCCCGGTGCAACATCCGCGATCAATTCATCTGGGGCACGGCGCGGTTCGCCATAGGACTCTGGGTGGGCGGCAACGTCACGCCGAACCATCTCGGTTCAGGTCCGCCCTCGAACCCTGGGGCCATGTACGCCCTGAAGAAGCCGTCGGGCGGTGGAGCCCACCGGGGGGAGCCGGCTCAGGTGCTGGAGTGCCCGGCGTGCGGCGGCGTCCTGGCGTTCGACACGCTTCCCCAGGGCGTGCACACACTTTCCTGGCTGGTGGAAGCGCGGAGCCCCCAGCGGATCCTGCAGGCAGCGAGACGATCGCCAGGCCACCCCGCCTTTGAGGTCCTCGACGTCTCCCTCACTCGGCTGGCGGACAGCACCGCCGCTGCTCTGGAGGTCCGCCTGTCCTGCGGCCGGGACGTCCTGGCAGACGAGATTCACGACTGGCTGGAGACGGTGCTGAAGGGGTCCGGGGTACAGCTGACCGCCCACGCCGGGCGCCCCGGCTATTTCATCCGCAGGATCACGGGGCCCAAGGGTGGCGCTCACGAAATCGATTTCGACATCTTCTGCCCGCGGCCGCGGTGCCCGCTGAATGACGGGGTGCTCTGGGCGGAGGGCGTCCCGTGTGACGCGAGCGCCGGCCCAGGTGCGGACACGGGCGCCACACAGGTCTACCAGCTGGTGTTGCCCCGTGGCCAGGCCGTGACCTCGCCGGACGGCCTCGCCTTCCGCACCGCACCTGCCTTCGTGCGCCCGGGCTCCGGCAGTCACAGGACTTACCTCAGTGTGTCGGTGCCCATCCCGGCTCTCACCGTGGACGAGCAGATTTACCGCCGCTGCCCCTCGGTGGTGATCGCAACGGCGGACAAGTTCGCGAGGCTGTCCTGGGAACCGCGGGCGGCCTCATTATTCGGCAACGTCGACCGGTTCCATCCGTTCCTGGGGTACTACCGGGATGGAACCGAAAGCCCCGCCGTGCTCAAGGCACTCGCACAGGTTGTGGCTCCCTTCGAACCTCCGCAGCTCATCATCCAGGACGAGCTTCACCTCCTGGAGGGCCCCCTCGGAAGCATGTTCGGCCTCTACGAGGCGGTGGTCGACAAGCTCTGCGCCAGGCGAACTGCGGGCAGCGATTCCGAGTACCACGCGAAGTACATAGCGTCGACCGCCACCATCCGCCAGGCGCAGGACCAGGTGGAATCCCTCTTCCTCAGGAGGCTCTACGTGTTTCCGCCGCACGGCCTGAGCTGGGACGACCGCTTCTTCCTCCGCGAGAGGGAGCCGCACCCGCTTGAGGAGGGGCCGCCCGGTCGCCTCTACGTCGGCGTCTGCGCTCCCGGTCGCGGCCCCCTGACGCCGGTGTTCAGGATCATGGCGCGGCTTCTCCAGTCCGCTCACGAGGTCCGCCTGGACCTGGGAGACAGCACCGCTGATCCGTGGTGGACCCTGGTGGCGTTCTTCAACGCGATCCGTGAGCTCGCCGGCGCCAGGAGCCTGTGCCGGCAGGACGTCCAGGAATGGATCCGCGGCGCGCTCGCCGGCCACGGGAACCCGCGCCCCATCACGGAGGACGGCCTCATAGAGCTGTCGAGCCGTGTCGGATCAACCCAGCTGCCCGAAATCCTCAGCCGGCTGGAGCGGCGCCTGCCCGACAGCGCCCCGGATATCCTGCTGACCACCTCCATGTTCGGAACCGGGGTGGATGTCCGGAGACTCAGCCTGATGTTTGTGGCCGGCCAGCCGAAGACAACCTCGGCCTACGTCCAAGCCACCGGGCGCGTGGGCCGCGGCCGCGGCGGACTGGTGGTCACCTTCCTGCGGGTGACGAGGCCGAGGGACCTCAGCCACTACGAGTTCTTCATTGGGTTCCACCGCAGGCTTCACGCCTTCGTGGAGCCCGTGAGCGTGATGCCCTTCTCCCCGCAGGTGGCCGGGCGGGCCGGCGGACCGGCCGCCGTCGCCCTGCTCCGGTGCTCCAGGGAGTCGGGTCACCCCTGGCATGTGGACACAACGGCAGGCGACATGCGCTCCCGCCGCCAGGACGAGGCGTGGGTTGCCGGGACCTTTGAGGCCCGCGCCGCGGCACAGCCGCGCCTCAGACGTCCTGACCCCGGACACGTCCGGCAGATCCTGGACGCCGCTCTCGACCGTTGGGCTCAGGCGTCGGCGGCGTGGCATGACCTCGTTTACGTCGAGTACTGTTTCGGGGATCCCCCGCAGCACAGCGTGGTGCTGGGCGATGCCGAACACAGGAATGCCGGTCGTGCCGTCTACGACATGGCACCCCAGTCGCTCCGGGACGTCGAGGACACGGTGCCCGTGAGCACCGGCTGA
- a CDS encoding DNA glycosylase yields the protein MAEMMLRRTRAEQVVPVFRRFLRLFPTPRSLADAPPGSVKRVLRPLGLHWRAGDVVRAGRLLGREAGGRVPANAEALRALPGVGEYVARAVACFAFGRPVAVVDTNTARVVSRFFAIGCRGEPRRSREVAALLEHLLDRRRPREFNWALIDLAATVCRPRGPLCSRCPLEDACMKGGVEECPDPEGSSRTARGSES from the coding sequence ATGGCCGAGATGATGCTCAGGAGAACCCGAGCCGAGCAGGTCGTGCCGGTTTTCAGGCGCTTCCTGCGGCTCTTCCCCACCCCGCGGTCCCTTGCAGACGCGCCCCCGGGGTCGGTGAAGAGGGTGCTGAGACCCCTGGGACTCCACTGGCGAGCCGGTGACGTGGTGCGCGCGGGGAGGCTGCTCGGGCGCGAGGCCGGTGGCAGGGTGCCCGCGAACGCCGAGGCGCTCCGGGCGCTTCCGGGAGTCGGGGAATACGTGGCGAGGGCGGTCGCGTGCTTCGCATTCGGACGCCCCGTGGCGGTCGTTGACACCAACACGGCCAGGGTTGTGTCTCGCTTCTTCGCAATCGGGTGCCGGGGAGAGCCGCGGCGGAGCCGCGAGGTGGCCGCGCTCCTGGAGCACCTGCTGGACCGGCGCCGGCCCAGGGAGTTCAACTGGGCCCTGATCGACCTGGCGGCAACGGTGTGCCGCCCGCGCGGGCCGCTGTGCTCCCGGTGCCCCCTGGAGGACGCCTGCATGAAGGGGGGTGTGGAGGAATGTCCGGATCCGGAGGGGTCTTCGCGGACGGCACGAGGCTCCGAATCCTGA
- a CDS encoding DNA cytosine methyltransferase encodes MIRAVDLFCGAGGSSVGARAAGARIVAGFDRWDLAIRTFRDNFPEAAARCCDLRRVSAGQVAREVGAVDLIVGSPECRAHTPARGGWCIPDDSSMTAFEVVRFARVLKPRWVVIENVPQMRRWHLYPRLLESLASIGYRVREQILNARDFGVPQSRRRLFIMCDLERVPPPVIPRCRRFVPALRVVDLDGRYAWTPLFAPGRARATVERAMRAIRTLGPGEPFLVVYYGTDGAGGWQRLDVPLRTVTTRDRFAIVKWESGTPLMRMLQPEELRAAMGLPASFVLRHGTRRQRIHLLGNAVCPPVMEAVVRTLSGPRS; translated from the coding sequence GTGATCCGCGCGGTTGATCTGTTCTGCGGGGCCGGCGGCTCAAGCGTGGGAGCGCGTGCCGCCGGGGCGAGGATTGTGGCCGGGTTCGACCGCTGGGACCTCGCGATCCGCACGTTCCGGGACAACTTCCCGGAGGCTGCCGCCCGCTGCTGCGACCTGAGGCGCGTCAGCGCGGGGCAGGTCGCCCGCGAGGTCGGTGCCGTGGACCTGATCGTCGGCTCCCCCGAGTGCCGTGCTCACACGCCCGCGAGGGGCGGGTGGTGTATCCCGGACGACAGCTCCATGACAGCCTTCGAGGTGGTGCGCTTCGCCCGCGTCCTGAAGCCCCGCTGGGTCGTCATCGAGAACGTGCCGCAGATGCGACGCTGGCACCTGTATCCCCGCCTGCTCGAAAGCCTCGCCTCCATCGGGTACCGGGTCAGGGAGCAGATCCTGAACGCGAGGGACTTCGGCGTGCCCCAGTCGCGCAGGAGACTGTTCATCATGTGCGACCTCGAACGGGTGCCTCCTCCCGTGATCCCGAGGTGCCGCCGTTTCGTGCCGGCGCTGCGCGTCGTGGACCTCGACGGCCGCTACGCCTGGACTCCCCTGTTCGCCCCGGGCCGCGCGCGGGCGACGGTGGAACGCGCCATGCGGGCCATTCGCACCCTCGGACCCGGAGAACCGTTCCTGGTCGTGTACTATGGGACGGATGGGGCCGGGGGCTGGCAGCGGCTCGACGTTCCGCTGCGGACGGTGACCACCCGCGACCGTTTCGCCATCGTGAAGTGGGAGTCCGGAACACCGCTGATGCGGATGCTCCAACCGGAGGAGCTCCGGGCAGCCATGGGCCTTCCCGCCTCCTTCGTGCTCCGTCACGGCACACGCAGGCAGCGCATCCACCTCCTGGGCAACGCCGTGTGCCCTCCGGTCATGGAGGCGGTGGTGCGCACCCTGAGCGGGCCACGGTCATGA
- a CDS encoding CRISPR-associated ring nuclease — protein sequence MATLGHEPQVVTIALDLLLARRRPIREVAVVHTTSAAVLQGVRSIRREFRAGRYVAIRLRPIPVRGQAGGLDDFRTEADVRRLLSVLYLAVRDLKRSHGAVHLCLAGGRKVMSVAAMVVAQLLFGPDDRAWHLLSEGWTPGAPRQMHLAPGKTARLIPIPVLRWTDSAVMLAALAEIDDPAEAIRRYEEIVRGERMRRRREFVERWLTPAEREVAHLACQGLDNAAIARRLHRSVRTVANQLTAVYAKLQDWSGFQGPPAGRGLLVAEFAPYFELVGASRQKMGNTSQ from the coding sequence GTGGCGACTCTGGGCCACGAACCGCAGGTCGTTACGATCGCCCTCGACCTGCTCCTCGCACGGCGCCGACCCATCCGCGAAGTGGCCGTGGTCCACACCACCTCGGCGGCTGTCCTGCAGGGTGTTCGCAGCATTCGTCGGGAGTTCAGGGCGGGTCGCTATGTGGCCATCCGGCTGCGGCCGATCCCAGTGCGCGGCCAGGCTGGGGGCCTGGACGATTTTCGCACCGAGGCCGACGTTCGCCGGCTTCTCTCGGTGTTGTACCTGGCCGTCCGTGATCTCAAACGTTCCCACGGGGCCGTGCACCTGTGCTTGGCCGGTGGCCGCAAGGTGATGAGCGTTGCGGCGATGGTCGTGGCACAGCTCCTGTTCGGCCCCGACGACCGTGCGTGGCACCTCTTGAGCGAGGGTTGGACGCCGGGGGCTCCGCGCCAGATGCATCTGGCGCCTGGGAAGACCGCCCGCTTGATTCCCATCCCGGTGCTCCGCTGGACGGATTCCGCGGTCATGCTGGCGGCCCTCGCGGAGATCGACGATCCCGCAGAGGCCATCCGCAGGTACGAAGAGATCGTGAGGGGCGAACGCATGCGCAGACGGCGAGAGTTCGTGGAGCGCTGGCTAACCCCCGCAGAACGCGAAGTGGCGCATCTGGCCTGCCAGGGCCTGGACAACGCCGCCATCGCCCGGCGCCTTCACCGCAGCGTCCGCACCGTGGCCAATCAGCTCACCGCCGTGTATGCCAAGTTGCAGGACTGGTCGGGTTTCCAGGGGCCGCCCGCGGGACGAGGGCTGCTGGTGGCCGAGTTCGCTCCGTACTTCGAGCTGGTGGGAGCGTCCAGGCAGAAGATGGGAAACACTTCCCAGTGA
- a CDS encoding TrpB-like pyridoxal phosphate-dependent enzyme translates to MDATKILLSEHDIPKAWYNIAADLPVPLPPVIHPGTKQPIGPADLAPLFPMALIMQEVSTEREVEIPEPVRDVYRLWRPTPLHRARRLERALDTPARIYYKYEGTSPAGSHKPNTAVAQAFYNKQEGTRRLTTETGAGQWGSALALACRLFDLACTVYMVRVSYEQKPYRKVMMQTWGAEVLPSPTDRTQAGRAIRAQDPDSPGSLGIAISEAVEDAATHDDTKYSLGSVLNHVLMHQTVVGLEARKQMELAGDAPDVIIGCVGGGSNFAGLAFPFMPEKFRGRAVRFVAVEPQACPTLTRGDYLYDFGDTAATTPLLKMYTLGHTFVPPAIHAGGLRYHGDAPLLCLLYHHGYVEAVAYGQRTVFDAAVQFARAEGIIPAPESAHAVRKAIDEALEAKQEGRPRVILFGLSGHGHFDLAAYEKHLAGELEDFAYPEDAIRAAMRELAAIQP, encoded by the coding sequence ATGGACGCGACCAAGATCCTGCTGTCCGAGCACGACATTCCCAAGGCCTGGTACAACATCGCCGCCGACCTGCCGGTCCCGCTGCCGCCGGTCATCCACCCCGGGACCAAGCAGCCGATCGGCCCGGCAGACCTCGCGCCGCTGTTTCCCATGGCGCTCATCATGCAGGAGGTCAGCACCGAGCGCGAGGTGGAGATCCCCGAGCCGGTGCGCGACGTCTACCGGCTGTGGCGGCCGACGCCGTTGCACCGGGCGCGGCGGCTCGAGCGCGCCCTGGACACGCCCGCGCGCATCTACTACAAGTACGAGGGCACCAGTCCCGCCGGCAGCCACAAGCCCAACACCGCCGTGGCCCAGGCGTTCTACAACAAGCAGGAAGGTACCCGTCGCCTGACGACCGAGACGGGCGCCGGGCAGTGGGGCAGCGCGCTGGCGCTGGCGTGCCGGCTGTTCGACCTGGCCTGCACCGTGTACATGGTGCGGGTCTCCTACGAGCAGAAGCCCTACCGCAAGGTCATGATGCAGACCTGGGGCGCCGAGGTGCTGCCCAGCCCCACCGACCGGACGCAGGCCGGCCGGGCGATTCGCGCGCAAGATCCGGACTCTCCCGGCAGCCTGGGCATCGCCATCAGCGAGGCGGTCGAGGACGCCGCCACCCACGATGACACCAAGTACTCGCTGGGCAGCGTGCTCAACCACGTGCTGATGCACCAGACCGTGGTGGGCCTCGAGGCCCGTAAGCAGATGGAGCTGGCCGGAGACGCACCGGACGTGATCATCGGCTGCGTCGGCGGCGGCAGCAACTTCGCCGGGCTGGCGTTCCCGTTCATGCCCGAGAAGTTCCGCGGGCGGGCCGTGCGGTTCGTGGCGGTGGAGCCCCAGGCGTGCCCTACGCTGACGCGCGGCGACTACCTCTACGACTTCGGCGACACCGCCGCCACCACGCCGCTGCTCAAGATGTACACGCTGGGCCACACCTTCGTCCCCCCGGCGATCCACGCGGGTGGCCTGCGCTACCACGGCGACGCCCCGCTGCTGTGCCTGCTCTACCACCACGGCTACGTCGAGGCGGTGGCCTACGGGCAGCGGACGGTCTTCGACGCTGCGGTGCAGTTCGCCCGGGCCGAAGGCATCATCCCCGCGCCCGAATCGGCCCACGCCGTGCGCAAGGCGATCGACGAAGCGCTGGAGGCCAAGCAAGAGGGCCGGCCGCGGGTCATCCTGTTCGGCCTGTCCGGCCACGGCCACTTCGACCTGGCCGCCTACGAGAAGCACCTGGCAGGGGAGCTCGAGGACTTCGCGTATCCGGAGGACGCGATCCGGGCCGCCATGCGGGAGCTGGCGGCGATTCAGCCCTGA